One Bacteroidales bacterium DNA segment encodes these proteins:
- a CDS encoding ATP-binding cassette domain-containing protein, translating into MDIIVKNLTKTYGPQKAVDNISFHLKQGEILGFLGPNGAGKTTTMKAISCFIAPTAGEITVGGYSVRENPDKVKSMLGYLPESNPLYTDMCVIDYLKYVANMQNVPKEKIRQRIAEMINVCGLETEKHKVINELSKGFRQRVGLAQALIHDPEVLILDEPTSGLDPNQIIEIRELIKRIGREKTVILSSHILAEVEATCDRILIINKGVIVADGTYDELSKQATSNEILVVGIGGCNFDDAYQELKSLETVESVDVKSATDFIFEIQSKADESSIKPIFDVCVKNSWYITRLTPLETKLEDIFRDLTAN; encoded by the coding sequence ATGGACATAATCGTTAAAAACTTAACAAAGACTTATGGGCCACAAAAAGCAGTTGACAATATTTCGTTCCATTTGAAGCAGGGCGAGATATTAGGTTTTCTTGGACCCAACGGCGCAGGAAAAACAACTACCATGAAAGCCATAAGTTGTTTTATTGCACCCACGGCAGGAGAAATCACAGTGGGCGGATACTCCGTAAGAGAGAATCCCGACAAAGTAAAATCGATGCTTGGATATTTGCCCGAAAGCAACCCTTTATACACAGATATGTGTGTAATTGACTACCTGAAATATGTTGCTAACATGCAAAATGTTCCTAAAGAGAAGATACGCCAACGAATAGCAGAGATGATTAACGTTTGCGGACTCGAAACCGAAAAGCATAAGGTAATTAACGAACTTTCAAAAGGATTTCGTCAGCGCGTTGGCTTGGCACAAGCACTAATTCATGACCCGGAAGTGTTGATTTTAGATGAACCCACATCCGGACTTGACCCAAACCAAATCATCGAGATACGCGAGTTGATTAAACGTATCGGGCGTGAAAAGACAGTTATTCTAAGCTCACATATTTTAGCCGAAGTAGAAGCCACCTGTGACCGTATCTTGATTATCAACAAAGGAGTTATAGTTGCAGATGGAACATACGACGAGCTTAGCAAACAAGCCACCAGCAACGAAATACTTGTTGTCGGCATTGGCGGATGCAATTTCGACGACGCTTACCAAGAGCTTAAATCGTTAGAAACTGTTGAGTCTGTTGATGTTAAATCGGCTACCGATTTTATTTTCGAGATTCAGTCAAAGGCCGATGAATCCTCAATTAAACCAATTTTCGATGTTTGTGTTAAGAACAGTTGGTACATAACCCGTTTAACTCCACTTGAAACCAAGCTCGAAGATATATTCCGCGATTTAACCGCTAATTAA
- a CDS encoding ABC transporter permease subunit, with protein MRQIWTITKRELKSFFDSLIAYIMMVAFLGFSGFFTWLYGGDIFFVGQASLQTFFQIAFWTLFFFIPALTMRLFAEENRSGTIELLLTRPVTNWQVVFGKFLSTLILIGIALALTLPYYITVATLGNIDHGAVISGYIGLLLMSAAYISIGIFASSIANNQIVAFLIALFIGIFFHLICTVLAGSTGGALSRFFNFLSMPNHFNSIARGVIDSRDLIYFLSIIFVGLVSTEAVLAKRNVS; from the coding sequence ATGAGACAAATATGGACAATTACAAAGCGCGAACTCAAATCATTCTTTGATTCACTTATAGCTTACATTATGATGGTCGCATTTCTCGGCTTCAGTGGATTTTTCACTTGGCTATACGGTGGCGATATCTTTTTTGTAGGACAAGCAAGTTTACAAACATTCTTTCAAATAGCATTTTGGACACTCTTTTTCTTTATCCCTGCGCTGACAATGCGACTCTTTGCCGAGGAAAACAGGTCGGGTACAATCGAATTACTTTTAACTCGCCCGGTAACCAATTGGCAAGTGGTATTTGGGAAATTTCTCTCGACACTGATTCTTATTGGAATTGCGTTAGCGTTAACCCTACCTTACTACATAACCGTAGCAACCCTTGGTAATATCGACCACGGAGCCGTAATTTCGGGATATATAGGTCTTCTGCTTATGAGTGCAGCATATATCAGTATCGGGATATTTGCCAGCTCAATAGCTAATAATCAAATTGTTGCATTTCTTATAGCACTATTTATTGGGATATTTTTTCATTTGATATGCACAGTTTTGGCAGGTAGTACAGGTGGTGCTCTTAGTCGTTTTTTCAACTTCCTAAGCATGCCAAACCACTTTAACAGCATTGCACGAGGAGTTATCGACTCACGCGACCTAATTTACTTTCTGTCAATAATTTTCGTTGGACTTGTATCAACCGAAGCTGTTTTGGCAAAACGTAATGTTTCTTAA